CTATTTTGTATAATACATATGTTGTGTTCTGTAAGGAAGGAGTTTGAGATGCACCAAGAGCTTTGATGAAAGAGTATATGGAGGAAAGACAAATTTAACTAAAGGGAATTAAATGCTAACATTCATTCAGTGCTAATATCAAACCTTGCAATCTTAGCTATCTTAAATGAAGCATTTATTGAGTGAAAACACAACAGTAATATAATTTCATCAAAGAAAAAAGTTGGTGAGTACAACTATAAAGCTTTAGATATAAATTGTATTCCAATTGATACCACATCAATATTTCAACTAAATAATTCACTCTGAAAGCATTTGTCAACattattttaatctgttttttctgccatctcttctgcttttctttttttaggttgGTTGTCATTTTCTAAGCTTAGaaacttttcaatttcatttatttgatttgTTACCAAGTGCTGCCAGTCATCTTCACCAGAAGACACATCTAAATCAGTATTTTTAATCTTGATTGCCTGAAAATGGCTTTGTAGTGGAGTTGATTTCAGAGGCTTTGTTTTCACCTAGGAAATACCAAACTTGTTTTACCACTGAAATTATTACTCATTTTCTAACCAGTCATCAATAAGCATTTAAAGAAAATCCTTCAGCCTTTGCAATTAGGGGTATGTGATAAAAACCCACTGTTGTCTTGGCTATTTTCCAGCTACCACCCTAGTAATTTTGGCaccaaaaaaaaactataaactgTGAGTTTGTAGGCTTATGTAGTAGCTCTTCAAGATCGTCAGGTAGCTCTTCAAGATATACTCCAGAGATACcacaaatgttttcttaaatggctttctttgaaagaaaacatatttaaaaccatgcagataaaaatctgttttgtctgctactccccttcccttcccaaaCAAGTCTATGTTTTGTATCTTCTATCAAGGCTggggaaaattttaaatgctaaCGGAAGTAAACTGCCATATAGAAACTGCTTTTTACTTCAGGTTTCCTCTTAGGCTTCAGAGCGCCATTGTTGGAGAAACAGGAAAGCGCAATGAGGTGTTACGCTGGCGTGTTTCGAAGGGACCACATTGGGTCACACTTCTAATACTGTGTTAAAGAagtatttttaaggttttttctgaatataaaataattaactacaagtttagaaaacagaaaagtgtaaagaaactaaaaatcacTAGTAACCTGCTATCCAGAGGGACCTGTCAACATTTTGGCATTGTTTGCTATTAGTCTTTCTATTTTTATCATCTATATTTTAGTGTTGACCATTCTATAGAATTTTATATCAGTTTTTCCTTCTGAATTGTTTCCTATACAATACAGACTTCTCATAAGCAAATGTCAGTGCTGCAAAATACTTCTTATGGATGTGTGATAATTCAACTAGGACCTATTGTTGACATGTTTCCAGTTTATCCCTATCAGAAATaaatttgagggcttccctggtggtgcaatggttaagactttgcatttacactgcagggagcacaggttcagttcTTGGTCAGGGAATTCCCCACAAGCTGCAGCGTGTGATaaaattgaattaatttttgaaaaaaatcttttatggtCTTCTTAGATTATCAGATAAAATCTTTTCTTGAATGGGAATATATTTTTGAAGTACAGAACAGAATAAGAATTTGATTAAAATTACCCAGTATTCCAACCACCATTAAACATTTTGATATAAATATCCTAGACTCCTCtctatatatagtttttaaaaatctggatcaTTTATATGATTGTCTATGCTgggttaaaaacatttttaacatttccCTCTAGAAAGACCATGGCGCCATCATACTCCATGTTCCataatttaatatattgttggacatttgagttgttggAAAATGTTTACTGTTACTAAGCTATAATGAAGGTCATTTGTTCATAAATCTTTGTGAAGATCTTTGAGTACTGccttacattaaaatattttccaatctGTTAAAAGTGGCATATTTTTGTAATGTATTTTcaaagtgagatcatacagtaacagttttttaaactgaatttaaatatttacatttatctcAGTTCCCTAAAGGATGTGTCCTTTTGGACTGCTCTGTTTGGTTCCTGCGAATTCTAGTCAACCGCCAATCTcctcagagtcttagcctctgatCCTTAGTGATGCTGGGTTCATGTTTGTCTCATTGCCTATGTTTTTGTGAAATAACAGATGAAAACAAAAGTATCAACAAAGGACCACCAGGAGACCTTAAGCAATTCATTTAACTTCTGTGGACCTCGGTTTTCTCATCGGATTCTTTTAGTGACAAAATGCTATTACTGTAAAGAGTAACCGGATAAAatgcacataaatatatatttttcataatgtCTGGCTTGTAAGTGTTCAACATACCTTGTGTGGCTCACAGGGCCAAAATGAATTAAAGTCATCCATGTGTGGGTAGTGTGTCGGCCTCATGCAGTACTGAGAATAGTTAACAGAGAAGTAGACCAAATCCAAAGCTAGGTTGCTACTAATTTTGGAGTACAATGATTTGATGATCTGTATGACATAATGGTCCTGTTTTGCCAACAAAATGCTAGAAACATCTTGGTGCATTTGACACCAAGTACAAACTACCCAATTTCCCAAAATCCGTATCTTTTGACTTGATGGAAAAAGGAAGGAGACATTCACACATTACACTTCCCTTTTTCCTACTTAGTGGGAGGGGCAGAAGCAAGGATTGGCCATAGAGAGAAGCAGGATGTAATTTTAAAGTGTACACTTAACTTGTCCTATTTAGCTTAACTTAGGTTTTGCAGCCTACAGCAGTAATTCTAGTTATACATATGTTGCCATATATCTttgctccttcctttccttcttaaaAAATCACCTCTTCACCTCTTTCTGCCTGACTCAAAAGATCTGCTCTTTAGCCTAAAATTTTCCCCTGCCTAGTAGCAGTAGTTTCTTTAAGCCTGtggttacattttaaaattctgaatgaaCCTAATACTGAATGTGTAAACAAGTGACTTTGCTTACTGTGGCCCCTCTCTCCCATCCTCATTCCTGTGTGTAATCAAGATTGCAGCAGGCTGCCAACCTAACCCCctctaagaattaaaaaaaacacattactCTGGATCTACAGGAGAAAAGTAAATTAACTCATAATGTAACTACCCAGAATTTTACAAGACTGATGTGGACagtatacataaaaatatgttgaaaaaGTTAAAGAACTTATATTCCCTTTCTGGCCATAAGTCTTCATAAAGTTCACTTTTCGTTTAGAACAAGAGTTGGCAAACTTTTGCTGTAAAAGAGCCAGAGTAAACatttttggctttgtgggccAAGTGGCCTCCCTCACAACTGCGTCACTGTaacacaaaagcagccatagaacTACAGGTAAAGACATGGGTGTGGCTGTACTAATAAGCTTTTACTGTTAATAAAAACAAGGCAATAGGCTGCATATGACCCATGAGCTGTCATTCAACAGCCTGTGATGTAGAAAAGCATAAGTAAAAAAGGTTAGATTGGTCTTGTTTAATCCAGGGATCACAGCCTTTTCAGTAGACTAAGCAAAAGAGCTCACCTGCTTTTAAATCTGTCCCATATTAAATGTTAACTGGTAACCAAGCATCAGCTGGGACAGTGATACAGAGCACACTGCTTGACACCAAGTGATGATCACTTTGCTAAACAGACATTTAGTGTGTTTTCCGCACACCAGTATTTTTAGAAGAAATTTTTCTATTAACAAAAATTGAGAAGAAAAATTGAGGATGTAGCATGTAACAGCCAAGATACCTAGTCTAAGTCCACTGCAAACTGTTCTTAATGCTCTGGAAAATTATTTCACATTTGTGTCACTGCCTCAATATGGTTTTAAAGCTGTTGTGGGaatatttcttcaaaattttaaattttataaattcttaactaatcacagaaaaagcattaGGGATGCACTACAAAGAAGTTAtctattgggttgtttttttctttttttttttaaataaaaatgggcTTGAAATGGCAATGTGAAATTTCCATCATACCCTTAAACTGTTTGAAAATAGAACAATTATGTTAGAAGTGTTAAGTATTCAACCCAATCAGAATGGATATCTGCCTTTGATACTCAAGcttctttttgcttttgatttgATTCTATGACTTAGCCAATTAGCTAAAGATCAGAACTTAGATTTCCCAGTGCCTAGTCTACTGTGCATTAGTCACCACAGTTTAAAGACTGAACATTTGCACATCAAGCTGAAATGATTTGGTTTTGAGCTCAATTATGCAAAGGTGAAAAACGCAGATCCTGATTTTAGTTTCAACTTTCCCAAAGGGACAGTTAGGCTACCTTACTTGAGGtttctcaaatttaaaaatggaaataaaatgtacTATTAGAAACTTACTCATAAGGCTGTGTTACTGCTATAATTTTCACTTTGTAATAGTGATCAAAAAAGTTGTTTAATGTGCatctctaaaatttaaaatatacagtgaCTATGCAGTtgcttttttgtcatttttcctaAACTTTTTGGGTTCCTTATAGCAGCTGTATTTGTTTTTTAGACTTTGAACAATACAGCCATTTTTGCACTGAAGTTTTGCacacttaaatttaaaaacttacaaattttccaaaaaaacccaacaaaaaccTGTCGGTTGTAGTTAGTTGCTTTTCATATGACAGATGGACTCTTGGAGCCATATAACGTCTACAAATACTTTGCTTAATATTTATATCCATAATTGGTATCATATACTTATGAATATTTGATCCTTTCACATACtgtgttttaattgaaataatttaaaatagacaGTTTCTTCCTTTGGAATAGTcaatttctgaaaataatataaattaccTTTAAGCACTGTTAAAAACAACTTATTTAAGGcagcttttattttataatgtaaaatgCTCAAATGAGTGaactattttttaatagtttaaataAGTAAATGCTCAAATGCTACTATTCCTAAATTTAGGTGACTAAAAAATAGAAGTACATGATACACTACCTCACACTCTCCTTCCCAAAACAGGCTGGATTATATCTATTTGATTTATACACTGTGACTTTTTCCTGCTGTTTTCCATCAACCTTAATTGTGAAAAATGGTGCCATGTTGCCCTCTTGATATTATTTTGGAGATCAGTTAGGTCTTAAACCATCCAGATGCATACAGTTCTACACATATCTGTAGAATTAGCTCACTAAGGTCTGCTCGGCaatatttttaattgacttaCATGTTCTGTGGGAAAAGAAGAATCATAAAAAGTCTTTGCAATTGCATTCCTCTCTTCACTGGGCTCTCCCCTGGGATCTGGATGGATACTTGAGTTATTCAAAGTGTCAGCAACTCTGTTAATGCTGGTAGTATCTGGTTGacaaagaggaaatgacaactgaaTTTTATTCTCCAGGGACTCATTTTAGTGACtaaacttgtttttctctgatcccatgcttttgtattttaaaagtaacaattTCTATATTCTTCTTATATTGAATACTGGTTTTCATAGACTTTGCTCTTACATTAGGTACttcatttcagaaaacattttattgctACTTTCAAAAACCTGCTGATTTTACATTACCACCAGTGACACAGTGTTAGGATCTTCTCAAACAATATAACATACATTAAAATGTTATCCTTATTCCCCTGGTTACTGGACTGCCTAtgcatataaacatttatatagtaAACATCTTACTAATACAAAGGGAAAAGTCTGAACCAACTGAAAgatttctaaattatatttaaaaagaaattgactATAAGAAGTCCAACAAAGGGCTGTCTAGTAGGGGGTCACTGTGTTTTAATAAATAGATAACAATTTAGAGAAACATGTCTTTGAAGGCTAAAAGATATTTAGGAGTATCTTTTATGAGTCTGAGTATTTTACAAGTTGAATTGCTATAGAATTTTAGTCATCTCTCCTTGCATCCTTTCTATCACTGAGATTTAATTTAGAAGGAAAGACTTGTAAGAAAATGGTAAATGTTAGACTTGTCCATTGACTAACAGCATTAAACTGCTGCATTTGACGGACAAAATTAATGGAATCTGAAGTTAATGCATTTTATTATATCAGGAAAATGACAGTTTGTGAAATGAGATTTTAcagtgtttttgtgttttgtatttttcccTAATTACTTCTCCATTCAAATAAGATATACTTGCTTTGCTTTTAATTCccacttcttctttttaaaattttctcaatttCCTTAAAAGAAGCCTGTTAAAGTCAGAGGGGCCATGCAAAGCTTTCCTAATAAGCCATATTTCTATAATGGGTCTAAATGCATATTGTTAAACAGgcaaagaagaagagagaagtcgctcagtcgtgtccgactctttgtgaccccatgggctgtagcccacactcctcggtccatgggattttctaggcatgaatactggagtgggttgccatttccttctccaggggatcttccagacccagggattgaacccaggtctccctcattgtaggcagacgctttaccgtccaagctaccagggaagccccaaatatttctttgagcccccTTTTTTTTGGGcgggggcaagaatactggagtgggttgccattcccttctccaggagatcttcccgacccagggattgaacccgggtctcccgcattgtatgcagatgctttactgtctgagccaccagggaagtcaaggcaAATTTCCCTAAAAATCTAAGGCTGTCTAACAGCCCCAACAATTTAAACATGTTGAGACTGCTATTagcaaataaacatatttttattatgattatacTTCTTAAACAGTAATTATCTTTGTTACATTTATACAATACCTATACATGAGATAttgcatttctattttaaaatgtctttaatatgaaaattttaaagtacacaAAAGTAGAGAGAAAGAACCTTAATGTACTCCTCACCTAGTTTCAGTACCTTCAATATTAAGTCATGTGTATGTCATCCATTTAcctccccttccctctttttTTATTCTGGAGGATGTTTTTATATCATGTGGTAGTTTTTACTACACTCTACAAGAATAGAACAGTTCCTACtatctgaaatatttactatttgaatGTATCAATATTGATCTATAACTATTAAGGGATTCAATTTAAAGTGTTTCAAACAATATATATCAAGGATATGAAAGGCAATGTTACACCTCACTATtacttggggctttcctggtgactcctgataaagaacctgcctgcaatgggggagacccaggtttgatccctgggttgaaaagatcccctggagaagggaaaggcttcccactccagggttcttgcctgaagaattccacgaatagaggagtctggtggactatcaactatggggtcacaaagaatcagacacaaatgagcaactaaccctttcacctggcttccctgggtggctcaggtggtaaagactctgcctgcaacgcaagGGATCcatctgtgttcgatccctgggtcaggaagatcccctggagaggggaatggctacccactccagtattcttgcctggagatgccatggacagagcagcctggtaggctacacagtccatggggtcgcaaagagctggacacaactgagtgactttcacttcactattacttgccaaacaaaaaaaaaaaacaaaaagctggaTTTGTGGTGCTAGTGAAGGGacagacaaaacagaaaaattaaggaaggagggaaaaattagaagaaagCGAGAGAAACTACAACAGTTCTAAGAGAagcttgttttgtgtgtgttcttAGTATAGAAAGAAAAGGAGTAAACATGAATGCAGGCAGAAGCCTTATCAACAACTTTACTGCATTTGCTctagaaagtaagaaaaaaaaaaaaagacttggatTAGGTAGATGTTcctaatttaaaattaatgacaCAAATGTGATTGTTTTTGCTAGTTTCAGTTCTTTGATaatgaaaaggattttttttttaatttccaaaatgcagTTGACCTCTGTACATGTTATGTTGATAATACTGGTTCAGATTTAAGTGAAAAGAAATCTGCTTCCATTTAAGTAAAACCTttcctacatatatatatatatagacacacacacatatacagagtcTTTAGGTTTAggcaaaataatatatatagtaatataaattTTCATACTAAACAATCTGGAAAATTTTTTACCAAGAATAATAAGtagaaaagcaaattttaaaataattattacctGGTCCAACATCATTCCTGGCCTCATCCACACTAACATTTTTACAAAGTGTCATCGAAAcagtctttttgttttctaacaGACCTACTGGTCTCTCGTTCAGCAACAAAGGAATGCTAGATGTTGAAGTGCTCACTGTTTGACTTTCAATTTGATTTACTTTTGACAAAGAACTAGGGCCTAAAAAATTCACATACACTAgagttttctcagtttttttaTCTGAAGTGGAAAGATCAAAGGCTGACCTTCCACTTATGTTTACTAAATCTCCAGATGGCTTTATGTGAAATGAACATGATTCTTCCAGCTGTCCTTCACTGTAAATTTTTCCTGAAACAATGTCATTTAATGACTCCGTTTTCTCTGTACTATTTAACAATGTATGCTGTCTTTCATTAGGgaagcagtctttttttttaacttcagttaTCTGATTCTCATCAATCTGACTTTCTTTATTGGAAAACTGCATTTCTGTGGAAGTTTTCACATGACTAGCAGTTTTCATATCTTTGGCTTGTGAAGCATCTATATTCTCATTGTTAATTTGAAGATGGGAAAGACTCACATTGTTTTCTAGATACCCCAAACAGTTCTCAACTTGACTGTTTTGCATATCATTTAGATTTTTCCATATAGTTCTTTTCCCAGGGCTTGAGTTGGGCGTCACCAACATAGGCATGATATTAATTTTATCTGAATTCTTTAAAAGTACATTCAAATTGTCACTGAAAACGGCAGAAGAAATGGGGTGGTTGATTGCTATATCACAAGGAATAGCTAGTTGAGGTTGCTCTGAAGGACCTTCACCAACTTGCTGAACATCTGAAGTTTCTTTAAATGGCAATAGgctacattcattttttttatttaacagttGTGTCTGTCTTATTTTACATTGTTTATCATCTAACATAACATTCTCTGAATCCTGTAAACTATATTTCTGAGGCTGGACAAGATTCCTTTTTACATCTACAGAAGAATCCAGATCTGTTTTGATTTGGTGGCTATTTGTAATTACCTTCTCTGTGGTATTTTCTTGAGTCCCTGGAAACAATCTGAACTGTTGTTTGAATGGCTCATCTTCAGAAACATCTTTTTTATGATTTGTATGGCAAGCCATCTCATTTAAAATACTGTTAAATGATGTGCTGTTATTTTCAACCCCCAGATGTGTATTTGCATGGTGAAGATCTAATCCTTCAGTTCTTTCTAGATGgatcttttctgtttccattgaTGAATCTGCCACTACAAAGGGAATACTTGGTGATTTAACTTCTGTACACTCATTATCTTTTTCCAAGTCcaccttgttttttatttctgtagtaACCACTTTTGTAAAGTCGGTAATATCCAAGGTTTGTCCTTCACTAATTAATTCTTTTTCTATGCCGAGGGTTTTGCCTAGGGGTATTTCACTTTGGTTTTCATCCTGTGGCACAACAATATCAATTTTATTCTTGGAGCTTTTTTCAAAAAGCTGTAAGTCTGTTATAAAGAGAACACAGTAAAATTTTGGGTTATATACTAAAGCCTGCTTTTATAACACAtattaactgtttttaaaaaatatatttaattttaaatatttcactggCAAGCTATTACACAAACATAATGATATCAGTTTTTCATAAATAGTGAGTTCCCTTTAATAAGCATGGTAAAATATTTGGTTCTACTCatattaaatttgtatttcataACAGAGAAAGTAGTTTTGGTTTAAAAAAGTAAGTTGAGGGCATTACAAACTGGTTATTTCTCTGGTCTGTTACTTCCTTTTGCATATACAGTATAATTCCATATAAACACACAGCTGattagataaaaattaatttacacTAATAGTCATATTGTAATTTCTCTTATTACCTAGATCCAGAAGTTGCCAGCTGGtttcttttcttcacttttttgcTCACTACcttgtaaatatttctaaaatctgGAATACTTTTGGGCAAAGTGTACAGAATATCTACTTAAGATATTAATTTTATTCATCTGGGTTTTAACCACAGATTTCAAAATTTCAGTATAGTTACAATAATCTGTAGGCCATGAAGGGTCTTTTTAATCCAATCATTCTCTCTACAACATCCCCACCAAGTGGTTGTTCAGCCTAGGTTTGAACACCTTCAGATTACCTTCTTTAAACAACTCTTTTTCAATATGAATGAATTAGTCAATTATTTCAATGGTTACATAAAGGTAATTTGAACTAAGAAAAGTGCTCTAGAATTTGGTCATCAAAAGGTTACTAGTAGCTCAGAGAACAGTCTcagcaaagaaatgaaagcagaaacCAGAATGCAAAAAGCCAACAAGTAAGTGAtgagaaagcaaagcaaaaatgtattttttcctctgaATACTGACTTTATTAAAGAACAGCTCAAAAGACATACAAGTCCTTTTGTTAAGACATACAAATGGAAAAGTATTTCTCCAATTATACTACTAGGTCCTCAAAGCAAAGACTGATATTGATATCCCCCTGAAGGACcaatataaaaattagaaaacatcaaTATAACTGGGTTA
This sequence is a window from Bubalus kerabau isolate K-KA32 ecotype Philippines breed swamp buffalo chromosome 15, PCC_UOA_SB_1v2, whole genome shotgun sequence. Protein-coding genes within it:
- the CCDC73 gene encoding coiled-coil domain-containing protein 73 isoform X28 → MENDFKTESASSAFSLQSSSETLFSIQLLDFKTNLLEALEELRMRREAETQYEEQIAKIIMETQELKWQKETLQNQKDTLAKQHKEAMAVFKKQLQMKMCALEEEKGKFQLATEIKEKEIEGLKETLKTLQVSKYSLQKKVSEMTLERDNELQREKVKENEEKFLNLQNEHEKALETWKKHVEELNGEINEIKNELSSLKETHTKLQEDYDELCDQKKFEEDKKFENLPEVNTEMSVEKSGNTIIQKYNSRQEIREENTKSCCLDTEYKEKGETKEGPFLEEIIIDLQLFEKSSKNKIDIVVPQDENQSEIPLGKTLGIEKELISEGQTLDITDFTKVVTTEIKNKVDLEKDNECTEVKSPSIPFVVADSSMETEKIHLERTEGLDLHHANTHLGVENNSTSFNSILNEMACHTNHKKDVSEDEPFKQQFRLFPGTQENTTEKVITNSHQIKTDLDSSVDVKRNLVQPQKYSLQDSENVMLDDKQCKIRQTQLLNKKNECSLLPFKETSDVQQVGEGPSEQPQLAIPCDIAINHPISSAVFSDNLNVLLKNSDKINIMPMLVTPNSSPGKRTIWKNLNDMQNSQVENCLGYLENNVSLSHLQINNENIDASQAKDMKTASHVKTSTEMQFSNKESQIDENQITEVKKKDCFPNERQHTLLNSTEKTESLNDIVSGKIYSEGQLEESCSFHIKPSGDLVNISGRSAFDLSTSDKKTEKTLVYVNFLGPSSLSKVNQIESQTVSTSTSSIPLLLNERPVGLLENKKTVSMTLCKNVSVDEARNDVGPDTTSINRVADTLNNSSIHPDPRGEPSEERNAIAKTFYDSSFPTEHVKTKPLKSTPLQSHFQAIKIKNTDLDVSSGEDDWQHLVTNQINEIEKFLSLENDNQPKKRKAEEMAEKTD
- the CCDC73 gene encoding coiled-coil domain-containing protein 73 isoform X19 — its product is MENDFKTESASSAFSLQSSSETLFSIQLLDFKTNLLEALEELRMRREAETQYEEQIAKIIMETQELKWQKETLQNQKDTLAKQHKEAMAVFKKQLQMKMCALEEEKGKFQLATEIKEKEIEGLKETLKTLQVSKYSLQKKVSEMELELNKKINEEITCIQEEKQGIIISFQQLQQLLQQQTQANTEMEEKLKTLERDNELQREKVKENEEKFLNLQNEHEKALETWKKHVEELNGEINEIKNELSSLKETHTKLQEDYDELCDQKKFEEDKKFENLPEVNTEMSVEKSGNTIIQKYNSRQEIREENTKSCCLDTEYKEKGETKEGPFLEEIIIDLQLFEKSSKNKIDIVVPQDENQSEIPLGKTLGIEKELISEGQTLDITDFTKVVTTEIKNKVDLEKDNECTEVKSPSIPFVVADSSMETEKIHLERTEGLDLHHANTHLGVENNSTSFNSILNEMACHTNHKKDVSEDEPFKQQFRLFPGTQENTTEKVITNSHQIKTDLDSSVDVKRNLVQPQKYSLQDSENVMLDDKQCKIRQTQLLNKKNECSLLPFKETSDVQQVGEGPSEQPQLAIPCDIAINHPISSAVFSDNLNVLLKNSDKINIMPMLVTPNSSPGKRTIWKNLNDMQNSQVENCLGYLENNVSLSHLQINNENIDASQAKDMKTASHVKTSTEMQFSNKESQIDENQITEVKKKDCFPNERQHTLLNSTEKTESLNDIVSGKIYSEGQLEESCSFHIKPSGDLVNISGRSAFDLSTSDKKTEKTLVYVNFLGPSSLSKVNQIESQTVSTSTSSIPLLLNERPVGLLENKKTVSMTLCKNVSVDEARNDVGPDTTSINRVADTLNNSSIHPDPRGEPSEERNAIAKTFYDSSFPTEHVKTKPLKSTPLQSHFQAIKIKNTDLDVSSGEDDWQHLVTNQINEIEKFLSLENDNQPKKRKAEEMAEKTD
- the CCDC73 gene encoding coiled-coil domain-containing protein 73 isoform X21, yielding MENDFKTESASSAFSLQSSSETLFSIQLLDFKTNLLEALEELRMRREAETQYEEQIAKIIMETQELKWQKETLQNQKDTLAKQHKEAMAVFKKQELKTVTSDLIKTKVTCQQQKMGAENNLTIKEQKFQELEERLKMELELNKKINEEITCIQEEKQGIIISFQQLQQLLQQQTQANTEMEEKLKTLERDNELQREKVKENEEKFLNLQNEHEKALETWKKHVEELNGEINEIKNELSSLKETHTKLQEDYDELCDQKKFEEDKKFENLPEVNTEMSVEKSGNTIIQKYNSRQEIREENTKSCCLDTEYKEKGETKEGPFLEEIIIDLQLFEKSSKNKIDIVVPQDENQSEIPLGKTLGIEKELISEGQTLDITDFTKVVTTEIKNKVDLEKDNECTEVKSPSIPFVVADSSMETEKIHLERTEGLDLHHANTHLGVENNSTSFNSILNEMACHTNHKKDVSEDEPFKQQFRLFPGTQENTTEKVITNSHQIKTDLDSSVDVKRNLVQPQKYSLQDSENVMLDDKQCKIRQTQLLNKKNECSLLPFKETSDVQQVGEGPSEQPQLAIPCDIAINHPISSAVFSDNLNVLLKNSDKINIMPMLVTPNSSPGKRTIWKNLNDMQNSQVENCLGYLENNVSLSHLQINNENIDASQAKDMKTASHVKTSTEMQFSNKESQIDENQITEVKKKDCFPNERQHTLLNSTEKTESLNDIVSGKIYSEGQLEESCSFHIKPSGDLVNISGRSAFDLSTSDKKTEKTLVYVNFLGPSSLSKVNQIESQTVSTSTSSIPLLLNERPVGLLENKKTVSMTLCKNVSVDEARNDVGPDTTSINRVADTLNNSSIHPDPRGEPSEERNAIAKTFYDSSFPTEHVKTKPLKSTPLQSHFQAIKIKNTDLDVSSGEDDWQHLVTNQINEIEKFLSLENDNQPKKRKAEEMAEKTD
- the CCDC73 gene encoding coiled-coil domain-containing protein 73 isoform X3, encoding MENDFKTESASSAFSLQSSSETLFSIQLLDFKTNLLEALEELRMRREAETQYEEQIAKIIMETQELKWQKETLQNQKDTLAKQHKEAMAVFKKQLQMKMCALEEEKGKFQLATEIKEKEIEGLKETLKTLQEQKVQLHLLAKEDHQKQLNEIEKYYTIITGQFGLVKENHEKLEQNVQEAIQLNKRLSALNKKQESEIHNLKKELKTVTSDLIKTKVTCQQQKMGAENNLTIKEQKFQELEERLKMELELNKKINEEITCIQEEKQGIIISFQQLQQLLQQQTQANTEMEEKLKTLERDNELQREKVKENEEKFLNLQNEHEKALETWKKHVEELNGEINEIKNELSSLKETHTKLQEDYDELCDQKKFEEDKKFENLPEVNTEMSVEKSGNTIIQKYNSRQEIREENTKSCCLDTEYKEKGETKEGPFLEEIIIDLQLFEKSSKNKIDIVVPQDENQSEIPLGKTLGIEKELISEGQTLDITDFTKVVTTEIKNKVDLEKDNECTEVKSPSIPFVVADSSMETEKIHLERTEGLDLHHANTHLGVENNSTSFNSILNEMACHTNHKKDVSEDEPFKQQFRLFPGTQENTTEKVITNSHQIKTDLDSSVDVKRNLVQPQKYSLQDSENVMLDDKQCKIRQTQLLNKKNECSLLPFKETSDVQQVGEGPSEQPQLAIPCDIAINHPISSAVFSDNLNVLLKNSDKINIMPMLVTPNSSPGKRTIWKNLNDMQNSQVENCLGYLENNVSLSHLQINNENIDASQAKDMKTASHVKTSTEMQFSNKESQIDENQITEVKKKDCFPNERQHTLLNSTEKTESLNDIVSGKIYSEGQLEESCSFHIKPSGDLVNISGRSAFDLSTSDKKTEKTLVYVNFLGPSSLSKVNQIESQTVSTSTSSIPLLLNERPVGLLENKKTVSMTLCKNVSVDEARNDVGPDTTSINRVADTLNNSSIHPDPRGEPSEERNAIAKTFYDSSFPTEHVKTKPLKSTPLQSHFQAIKIKNTDLDVSSGEDDWQHLVTNQINEIEKFLSLENDNQPKKRKAEEMAEKTD